Proteins co-encoded in one Pseudomonadota bacterium genomic window:
- a CDS encoding bifunctional aspartate kinase/diaminopimelate decarboxylase, which translates to MSSRGNRASQPWVVLKFGGTSVSSRRSWEAIASIVEARLSEGKRPLVVCSAASGVSDGLERLLEASLAGSPEEALERIAARHSALAAELGVDYGEIEPFIGDLGRLVTGAAMIREVSPRLRAGVMAQGELILTRLGAAFLRGRGIGAGWCDARDCLTSVRRPGASAERLYLQAGCDAERDPVLSERLSGLSSLALITQGFIARDASGDTVLLGRGGSDTSAAYFAAKLGARRCEIWTDVPGMFTANPRLVPDAHLIKSLDYDEAQEIASSGAKVLHPRCLGPVRRHGIPLSIHCLAYPGMQGTVVSPEAVKAGAQVKAISSRSGITLISMETVDMWQQVGFLADAFDCFKRHNISIDLVSTSETNVTVTVDKAQNAMDAAAVPSLLADLGRICQARCVESCAAVSLVGKDIRAILHKIAPALEVFEEQKIFLVSQAANDLNVTFVVNEEQAPRLVRELHGELFGQRKKSSILGPTWDEITGAAGERGARAPRAWWRDRGEELISLAAVRTPLYVYDGATVRAQIEKLKSMGSIDRIFYSMKANPHPGILREACDAGLGFECVSPGEVERALAVLKGTGPAPILFTPNFASMAEYRMALELGAIVTLDNLYPLSAWPEIFRGREIFVRIDPGKGRGHHEFVHTAGAKSKFGISPDQFDELSSLVNSSGARVTGLHAHVGSNIFKAETWSNTAIFLAEAAERFPEARALDLGGGLGVVEKPGVEPLDLGEVDSMLARAKAAHPRYELWIEPGRYIAAEAGVLLAKVTQTKTKGDYRYVGTDAGMNTLIRPALYGSYHEIVNLTRIGEPAAVTADVVGPICESGDVLGHDRRMPEPREGDVMLIGTAGAYGRVMSSSYNLRPPAEERFIEAK; encoded by the coding sequence CCGAAGAGGCCCTGGAGCGCATAGCTGCGAGGCACTCGGCGCTCGCGGCGGAGCTCGGGGTGGACTACGGAGAGATCGAGCCGTTCATCGGGGACCTGGGCAGGCTCGTGACAGGCGCCGCGATGATCAGGGAGGTGAGCCCGAGGCTCAGGGCCGGGGTCATGGCCCAGGGCGAGCTCATCTTGACGCGGCTGGGCGCGGCGTTCCTGCGAGGCCGCGGCATAGGGGCGGGGTGGTGCGACGCGCGCGATTGCCTCACCTCGGTGCGGAGGCCGGGCGCGTCGGCGGAACGGCTCTACCTCCAGGCCGGGTGCGATGCGGAGAGGGACCCAGTCCTCTCCGAGAGGCTCTCGGGTCTTTCCTCTTTGGCCCTCATCACGCAGGGGTTCATCGCGCGCGACGCCTCGGGCGACACGGTCCTGCTCGGCCGCGGCGGCTCCGACACGTCGGCCGCCTATTTCGCCGCCAAGCTCGGGGCTCGGCGCTGCGAGATCTGGACCGACGTCCCGGGCATGTTCACGGCGAACCCGAGGCTTGTGCCCGACGCGCACCTCATCAAGTCGCTCGACTACGACGAGGCGCAGGAGATCGCCTCCTCGGGGGCGAAGGTCCTGCACCCGCGCTGCCTCGGGCCCGTGCGCAGGCACGGTATACCGCTCTCGATCCATTGCCTGGCCTATCCCGGGATGCAGGGCACCGTCGTCTCCCCGGAGGCGGTGAAGGCCGGCGCCCAGGTGAAGGCGATCTCGTCGAGGTCCGGCATCACCCTCATCTCCATGGAGACGGTGGATATGTGGCAGCAGGTCGGGTTCCTCGCGGACGCGTTCGACTGTTTCAAGAGGCACAACATCTCTATCGACCTCGTCTCCACCTCGGAGACCAACGTCACCGTCACAGTCGACAAGGCGCAGAACGCGATGGACGCCGCGGCGGTCCCGTCGCTGCTTGCCGACCTGGGGCGCATCTGCCAGGCCAGGTGCGTCGAGTCCTGCGCGGCGGTGAGCCTCGTGGGAAAGGACATCAGGGCGATACTCCACAAGATCGCCCCCGCCCTCGAGGTCTTCGAGGAGCAGAAGATATTCCTCGTCTCGCAGGCGGCCAACGACCTGAACGTGACGTTCGTGGTCAACGAGGAGCAGGCGCCGAGGCTGGTGCGCGAGCTGCACGGCGAGCTCTTCGGGCAGAGGAAGAAGAGCTCGATACTCGGCCCGACGTGGGACGAGATCACGGGGGCCGCAGGCGAGAGGGGGGCCAGGGCCCCGCGCGCGTGGTGGCGCGACAGGGGGGAAGAGCTCATCTCGCTCGCCGCGGTCCGCACCCCGCTGTACGTTTACGACGGCGCGACCGTCCGGGCGCAGATCGAAAAGCTCAAGTCCATGGGGTCGATCGACAGGATATTCTACTCCATGAAGGCGAACCCGCACCCGGGGATCCTCAGGGAGGCCTGCGACGCCGGGCTGGGGTTCGAGTGCGTCTCGCCCGGGGAGGTCGAGCGCGCGCTCGCGGTCCTCAAGGGCACGGGGCCGGCCCCGATCCTCTTCACCCCCAACTTCGCATCCATGGCCGAGTACCGGATGGCGCTCGAGCTCGGCGCGATCGTGACGCTGGATAACCTCTACCCGCTCTCCGCGTGGCCGGAGATCTTCAGGGGGAGGGAGATCTTCGTCCGGATCGATCCCGGCAAGGGGAGGGGGCACCACGAATTCGTTCACACGGCGGGGGCCAAGTCGAAGTTCGGCATCTCGCCCGACCAGTTCGACGAGCTCTCGTCGCTGGTGAACTCCTCCGGTGCGAGGGTGACGGGCCTCCACGCCCACGTGGGGAGCAACATCTTCAAGGCCGAGACATGGAGCAACACGGCGATCTTCCTGGCGGAGGCGGCGGAGCGGTTCCCGGAGGCGAGGGCGCTCGATCTGGGCGGCGGGCTCGGGGTGGTGGAGAAGCCGGGCGTGGAGCCGCTCGACCTCGGAGAGGTGGACTCCATGCTCGCGAGGGCGAAGGCCGCCCACCCCCGCTACGAGCTCTGGATAGAGCCCGGCAGATACATCGCGGCGGAGGCCGGGGTGCTTCTCGCGAAGGTGACGCAGACCAAGACGAAGGGCGATTACCGCTACGTGGGCACCGACGCCGGGATGAACACACTCATCAGGCCCGCCCTCTACGGCTCCTATCACGAGATCGTGAACCTCACCAGGATCGGGGAGCCGGCCGCGGTGACCGCCGACGTGGTAGGTCCCATATGCGAGTCCGGGGACGTGCTGGGCCACGACAGGCGCATGCCCGAGCCGAGGGAGGGGGACGTCATGCTCATCGGCACCGCCGGCGCCTACGGCCGGGTGATGAGCTCATCGTACAACCTGAGGCCCCCTGCGGAGGAGCGCTTCATCGAGGCGAAATGA